One segment of Ipomoea triloba cultivar NCNSP0323 chromosome 12, ASM357664v1 DNA contains the following:
- the LOC116000436 gene encoding dirigent protein 22-like, protein MDIFVLLCLMFTATSAAARGVAFDPKAVDQWFESLSYAKERVTKLHFYFHDIAKGKNPTALQIAQSNITSKSSTSFGSLSMADEPLTVGPELNSTIVGHAQGMYGSASFSEIGLLMALNFVFTGGEYNGSTLSLLGRNPTSKEYREMPIVGGSGVFRLARGVATAKTYLFNVTSGIAIVEYHVTVLHY, encoded by the coding sequence ATGGACATTTTTGTTCTGCTTTGCCTGATGTTCACCGCCACTTCAGCGGCGGCGCGTGGCGTCGCTTTTGATCCCAAGGCGGTGGACCAGTGGTTCGAAAGTCTTTCCTACGCGAAAGAAAGGGTGACTAAACTGCACTTTTATTTTCATGACATTGCCAAGGGCAAAAACCCAACCGCTCTGCAAATAGCTCAGTCCAACATTACGAGCAAATCAAGTACCTCCTTCGGCTCCCTGTCCATGGCGGACGAGCCATTGACGGTCGGCCCAGAACTGAACTCCACGATCGTCGGCCACGCCCAAGGGATGTACGGTTCGGCATCATTTAGCGAGATAGGCTTGCTTATGGCACTCAATTTCGTGTTCACGGGAGGGGAATATAATGGTAGCACTCTAAGCCTTCTTGGGCGGAACCCTACTTCTAAGGAGTACCGTGAGATGCCCATCGTGGGTGGGTCTGGTGTTTTCAGGCTAGCACGAGGCGTCGCCACCGCCAAGACTTATTTGTTTAATGTCACGTCTGGGATTGCCATTGTGGAGTATCATGTTACGGTATTGCATTACTGA